The following proteins are co-located in the Camelina sativa cultivar DH55 chromosome 12, Cs, whole genome shotgun sequence genome:
- the LOC104733756 gene encoding uncharacterized protein LOC104733756, protein MGFVVQLGYWKTHRTLIKAHEYVRDTPESGYAELPLNSVIPDDEELALISDRHKSIGKAIAKVYPLASRGICTYHLHKNIILRFSGSEIFRLVKKAAAAYRVVDFEEIFQQIQKANPQLHAYLVHADVSKWSRAHFRGDRYNFTTSNIAESLNKVLNPARAYPIVELLEAVQNMLTRWFATRRKQAAAMPTLHTKGVENLLQARIEHSRRLRVQEIDEDRFQVSCGTSTHVVNLRDSLCSGYAESIMPIDTSCIVPTDVTPSRCKPPFVRNPPGRPKMSRMKSFVEVALETKRPRKQHACSQCQQVGHNRTTCPANT, encoded by the exons ATGGGATTCGTCGTCCAG cTTGGCTACTGGAAGACACATCGTACACTTATAAAGGCGCATGAGTATGTTAGGGATACACCTGAAAGTGGATACGCTGAATTACCT TTAAATAGTGTAATTCctgatgatgaagagcttgCACTGATATCTGACCGGCATAAATCTATTGGTAAAGCTATCGCTAAAGTGTACCCCCTGGCAAGTCGAGGAATCTGCACTTATCATCTTCACAAGAATATTATCCTGAGATTTAGTGGGAGCGAAATATTCCGGCTGGTAAAAAAAGCAGCTGCAGCGTACCGTGTAGTTGATTTCGAAGAAATCTTCCAGCAAATTCAAAAAGCGAATCCGCAACTGCATGCTTACTTGGTGCATGCAGATGTATCCAAGTGGAGCAGGGCGCACTTTCGTGGTGATAGGTACAACTTCACCACGAGCAACATTGCAGAATCGCTAAACAAAGTACTGAATCCTGCGAGAGCCTATCCCATTGTAGAGTTATTAGAAGCGGTTCAGAATATGTTGACACGTTGGTTTGCTACAAGGAGAAAACAAGCAGCCGCAATGCCAACTTTACACACCAAAGGAGTGGAGAACCTGTTACAG GCACGTATTGAACATTCAAGGCGTCTAAGGGTTCAAGAAATTGATGAAGATCGATTTCAAGTAAGTTGTGGTACCTCAACGCATGTTGTCAATCTGAG AGACAGCCTCTGCAGTGGTTATGCGGAGTCGATAATGCCGATAGATACATCCTGCATCGTTCCTACTGATGTTACACCGTCCAGATGTAAACCGCCTTTCGTTAGAAATCCTCCAGGAAGGCCAAAGATGTCCAGGATGAAGTCTTTTGTCGAGGTTGCGTTGGAGACGAAGCGGCCCCGCAAACAGCATGCTTGTTCTCAGTGTCAACAGGTTGGCCACAACCGTACAACATGTCCAGCTAATACGTAG
- the LOC104732462 gene encoding uncharacterized protein LOC104732462 isoform X2 produces the protein MDLILESIDSDEIESNWNQKNEHQEQAKAILEYINVDAKLLNPIPNKRERRPGLDPRQQESFSLDLPTSQPPPAPPSFGGSKIPRPEEYFAEYDKYELANREWHKQTGTSVIDTQQNPPARRPRRPGLQGRKRPSFMLTSEDGYFADDVNLEGS, from the exons atggatttgattttggagTCGATTGATTCGGATGAGATTGAAAGCAATTGGAATCAGAAG AATGAGCATCAGGAGCAGGCAAAAGCTATCTTAGAATATATCAATGTAGATGCCAAGCTGCTGAACCCTATTCCAAATAAACGAGAACGAAGACCCGGATTAGACCCCCGTCAGCAGGAAAGCTTTTCTCTTGACCTTCCGACAAG TCAACCACCTCCAGCTCCACCAAGCTTTGGTGGTAGTAAAATTCCAAGACCTGAAGAGTACTTTGCTGAATATGATAAATATGAAC TTGCCAATCGAGAATGGCATAAACAAACTGGCACCAGTGTGATAGATACACAACAAAACCCGCCAGCAAGGCGCCCTCGCAGACCAGGACTTCAAGG GAGGAAGCGGCCTTCGTTCATGCTTACTTCTGAGGATGGTTATTTCGCTGATGATGTCAACCTAGAAGGTTCATAA
- the LOC104732462 gene encoding uncharacterized protein LOC104732462 isoform X1, which yields MDLILESIDSDEIESNWNQKPFEIQNEHQEQAKAILEYINVDAKLLNPIPNKRERRPGLDPRQQESFSLDLPTSQPPPAPPSFGGSKIPRPEEYFAEYDKYELANREWHKQTGTSVIDTQQNPPARRPRRPGLQGRKRPSFMLTSEDGYFADDVNLEGS from the exons atggatttgattttggagTCGATTGATTCGGATGAGATTGAAAGCAATTGGAATCAGAAG CCTTTTGAAATTCAGAATGAGCATCAGGAGCAGGCAAAAGCTATCTTAGAATATATCAATGTAGATGCCAAGCTGCTGAACCCTATTCCAAATAAACGAGAACGAAGACCCGGATTAGACCCCCGTCAGCAGGAAAGCTTTTCTCTTGACCTTCCGACAAG TCAACCACCTCCAGCTCCACCAAGCTTTGGTGGTAGTAAAATTCCAAGACCTGAAGAGTACTTTGCTGAATATGATAAATATGAAC TTGCCAATCGAGAATGGCATAAACAAACTGGCACCAGTGTGATAGATACACAACAAAACCCGCCAGCAAGGCGCCCTCGCAGACCAGGACTTCAAGG GAGGAAGCGGCCTTCGTTCATGCTTACTTCTGAGGATGGTTATTTCGCTGATGATGTCAACCTAGAAGGTTCATAA